A part of Dehalogenimonas sp. W genomic DNA contains:
- a CDS encoding SagB/ThcOx family dehydrogenase, whose amino-acid sequence MDGLVRLPGPKLDSDVSVEAAIFRRRSVRRFLKEEISKEALAQILWAAQGVLIGEHRTVPSAGGLFPLEIWVVIGADGVEATGSGIYLYVPAENGLISRSRGDFRAALAAAAFGQQSIAEAPVSLIITADYERTKARYRQRAERYVHMEAGHAAQNVYLQATALGLGALAVGAFDDDAVREISGAGENHAPLYIIPIGSAPLNLPAVF is encoded by the coding sequence ATGGACGGTTTAGTAAGGCTGCCCGGTCCGAAATTGGACAGCGATGTAAGCGTTGAAGCTGCCATCTTTCGCCGGCGTTCAGTACGTCGTTTCCTCAAAGAGGAAATCTCCAAGGAAGCGTTGGCTCAAATTCTGTGGGCAGCTCAGGGAGTCTTAATTGGGGAACATCGCACGGTGCCGAGCGCCGGAGGCCTTTTCCCTTTGGAAATATGGGTGGTCATCGGTGCTGACGGAGTTGAGGCGACTGGCTCAGGTATATATCTGTATGTCCCGGCGGAAAACGGGCTGATAAGCCGCAGCCGGGGTGACTTTCGGGCGGCGCTGGCCGCGGCTGCTTTCGGCCAGCAATCTATTGCTGAGGCACCGGTAAGTTTGATAATTACGGCGGATTATGAACGAACCAAAGCGCGTTACCGGCAACGGGCTGAAAGATATGTTCATATGGAAGCCGGTCATGCGGCGCAGAATGTGTACCTTCAGGCAACGGCGCTGGGTTTAGGGGCGCTGGCCGTCGGGGCATTTGATGACGACGCTGTCAGGGAAATATCAGGGGCGGGCGAGAATCATGCGCCGCTGTATATCATCCCGATCGGCAGTGCGCCGTTAAACCTGCCCGCCGTTTTTTAA
- the cimA gene encoding citramalate synthase yields MTEIQLYDTTLRDGAQREGISFSVADKLHIAQRLDDFGMHFIEGGWPGANPKDNEFFQQALKMGFKNASLVAFGSTRKAGIAAEDDVTLKALLESGAPVVTLVGKSSAPQVEKVLATTLEENIRMVTDSIEFLKAHGRRVFLDAEHFFDGYKADQAYALAVLKAAAAAGAECLVLCDTNGGALPGEIAEAVSAVVSAVNVPVGIHAHNDAELAVANSLAAVKAGAVQVQGTINGYGERCGNANLCSIIPALKLKFGLDVLPDNNLSDLTELSHFVSEVANLAPDPFLPYVGHSAFSHKAGLHVSGLARWEFAYQHIDPAAVGNKPRTLVSELSGKTNIVQRATEIGVELPARGKEVKALLQRVKDLESLGFQYENAEASFDLLVHRAATGYQPPFELIDFMVVIEKRRRAPMVSLAHEEMMSEAIVKVRVNGEVMHTAAEGNGPVNALDLALRKALLPSYPTLARVNLKDFKVRILEESTGTGSIVRVLIESTDGNEEWHTVGASSNLIEASWLALVDSLEYWLLKNGGQV; encoded by the coding sequence ATGACTGAAATACAATTATATGATACCACCCTCCGCGACGGAGCCCAGCGTGAAGGCATCTCGTTTTCGGTTGCTGATAAGCTGCATATCGCCCAGCGGCTTGATGATTTCGGCATGCACTTCATTGAGGGCGGCTGGCCTGGAGCCAACCCCAAGGACAATGAATTTTTCCAGCAAGCCCTTAAAATGGGTTTTAAGAATGCCAGTCTGGTCGCCTTCGGCAGTACCCGTAAAGCCGGTATAGCCGCGGAAGATGACGTTACCCTTAAGGCTCTTTTGGAATCCGGCGCGCCGGTAGTGACCCTGGTGGGTAAAAGCTCAGCGCCTCAGGTAGAAAAAGTCCTGGCGACCACCCTTGAAGAAAACATCCGCATGGTGACGGATTCTATTGAGTTTCTGAAAGCTCATGGCCGGCGCGTTTTTCTGGATGCCGAGCATTTTTTTGATGGTTATAAGGCCGACCAGGCTTATGCGCTGGCCGTCCTGAAGGCCGCTGCCGCTGCTGGGGCGGAGTGTCTGGTCTTGTGCGACACCAACGGCGGCGCCTTACCCGGCGAAATCGCCGAAGCAGTATCCGCCGTCGTTTCCGCCGTCAATGTTCCGGTCGGTATTCACGCTCACAACGATGCCGAATTGGCCGTAGCCAACAGTCTGGCCGCCGTCAAGGCGGGCGCCGTCCAGGTCCAGGGCACCATCAACGGTTACGGCGAACGTTGCGGCAACGCTAATCTGTGTTCCATCATCCCGGCTCTTAAGTTAAAATTTGGCTTGGATGTTTTGCCGGACAATAACCTGTCTGACCTCACCGAATTGTCCCATTTTGTATCTGAAGTGGCTAATCTGGCCCCGGATCCCTTTCTCCCTTACGTCGGCCACAGTGCCTTTTCACACAAAGCGGGACTCCATGTATCAGGTCTGGCCCGTTGGGAGTTTGCTTATCAGCATATAGACCCGGCGGCGGTCGGGAACAAACCGCGGACGCTGGTTTCCGAGCTGTCCGGTAAAACCAACATTGTACAACGCGCCACCGAAATCGGGGTTGAACTCCCGGCCCGGGGCAAAGAAGTCAAGGCCTTGCTTCAAAGAGTCAAAGACCTTGAAAGCCTGGGCTTTCAATATGAAAATGCCGAGGCTTCCTTTGACCTGCTGGTTCATCGGGCGGCGACCGGTTACCAGCCCCCGTTTGAACTTATTGACTTCATGGTGGTGATAGAAAAACGGCGGCGTGCCCCCATGGTATCTCTGGCGCATGAAGAGATGATGAGTGAAGCCATCGTTAAAGTGCGGGTTAACGGCGAAGTTATGCATACCGCCGCCGAGGGCAACGGCCCGGTAAACGCCTTGGACCTGGCCTTAAGAAAAGCCCTCCTGCCCTCATATCCCACCCTGGCCAGGGTCAATCTTAAAGACTTTAAGGTGCGGATTCTTGAAGAAAGCACCGGCACCGGTTCTATTGTCAGGGTGTTGATTGAGTCAACTGACGGTAATGAGGAATGGCACACCGTCGGCGCCTCTTCCAACCTTATTGAAGCCAGTTGGTTAGCCCTTGTTGACAGTCTGGAGTATTGGCTTTTAAAAAACGGCGGGCAGGTTTAA
- the leuB gene encoding 3-isopropylmalate dehydrogenase: MKYRVTVLSGDGIGPEVMAEGLKILQAVAAKYHHEFEFKSELIGGIAIDQTGSALPAATLKTARKSHAVLLAAVGDPRFDDPKLPVHPEDGLLALRKGLGLFANLRPVKVFDQLVDASTLKPDVIRGTDFIFIRELTGGVYFGKPKKEWVTAGGRKAVDTMVYSEHEIARIVRAGFEVARARKKVLVSVDKANVLKSSRLWRQVAIEVSAEYPDVTLTHALVDACAMQLIRTPSAFDVIVTENLFGDILSDEAAQLAGSMGMLPSASLAGIPVSGHKTFGLYEPIHGSAPSIAGQDIANPVATILSVAMMLRYSLALETEARAVEAAVNSVLERGYRTDDIMAPGNTRVGTRQMGDLVAAEV; encoded by the coding sequence GTGAAATATAGAGTAACAGTTCTTTCGGGCGACGGCATCGGGCCGGAGGTGATGGCCGAGGGCTTGAAAATACTCCAGGCCGTTGCTGCCAAATATCACCATGAATTTGAATTTAAATCTGAGTTGATCGGCGGCATAGCCATTGACCAGACCGGTTCGGCATTGCCCGCGGCCACCCTCAAAACCGCGAGGAAAAGCCATGCGGTTTTACTCGCCGCGGTCGGTGACCCGCGCTTTGACGATCCTAAACTGCCGGTTCATCCGGAGGACGGCTTGCTGGCATTGAGGAAAGGCCTGGGCCTGTTCGCCAATCTGAGACCGGTTAAGGTTTTTGATCAACTGGTTGATGCCAGCACTCTTAAGCCGGATGTCATCAGGGGTACTGATTTTATCTTTATTCGGGAACTTACCGGCGGCGTCTACTTTGGCAAGCCAAAAAAGGAATGGGTTACCGCCGGCGGCCGAAAAGCGGTTGATACCATGGTGTATTCAGAACACGAGATTGCCCGGATCGTCCGGGCCGGTTTTGAAGTCGCCCGCGCCCGGAAAAAGGTTCTGGTATCGGTGGATAAGGCTAATGTCTTAAAATCATCACGGCTGTGGCGACAGGTAGCCATTGAAGTATCGGCGGAATATCCCGACGTCACCTTAACCCATGCACTGGTGGACGCCTGCGCCATGCAGCTCATCCGTACTCCATCGGCTTTTGACGTCATCGTTACGGAAAATCTATTTGGCGATATTTTGTCGGATGAAGCGGCGCAACTCGCCGGTTCCATGGGCATGCTGCCTTCCGCCAGTTTAGCCGGCATCCCGGTGTCCGGACATAAAACCTTCGGTTTATATGAGCCGATACACGGCAGCGCCCCCAGTATCGCCGGCCAGGATATCGCTAACCCGGTGGCCACTATTCTGTCGGTGGCCATGATGTTACGCTACTCACTGGCCCTGGAAACTGAAGCCCGGGCGGTAGAGGCTGCCGTCAATTCCGTTTTGGAACGGGGCTACCGTACTGATGATATAATGGCGCCGGGCAATACCCGGGTCGGTACCCGGCAGATGGGGGATTTGGTCGCCGCCGAGGTTTAG
- the leuD gene encoding 3-isopropylmalate dehydratase small subunit has protein sequence MLKGVVHKYGANVDTDAIIPARYLNVSAPDELAKHCMEDIDLEFVKKVKPGDIIVATSNFGCGSSREHAPIAIKAAGVSAVVAGTFARIFFRNAINIGLPLLESQEAVDATEAGDELEIDLEAGTVRNVNKNLVFKAKPYPDFMSQIIQSGGLIEYTKHRISKGVVQ, from the coding sequence ATGCTGAAAGGTGTTGTTCATAAATACGGTGCCAACGTGGATACCGATGCCATAATTCCGGCGCGCTACCTCAACGTTTCCGCTCCCGATGAATTGGCGAAGCACTGCATGGAAGACATTGACCTGGAATTTGTAAAAAAGGTCAAGCCCGGCGATATCATCGTGGCTACCTCAAATTTCGGTTGCGGTTCTTCCCGGGAACACGCCCCCATCGCCATTAAGGCGGCCGGAGTATCGGCGGTGGTCGCCGGCACTTTCGCCCGTATTTTTTTCCGTAATGCCATAAATATCGGCCTGCCGTTACTGGAAAGCCAGGAAGCGGTGGACGCAACCGAGGCCGGGGATGAATTGGAAATTGACCTTGAAGCCGGCACCGTCCGCAATGTCAACAAGAATCTGGTTTTCAAGGCCAAGCCGTACCCGGATTTTATGAGTCAGATTATTCAATCCGGTGGTTTGATTGAATATACCAAACACCGGATTTCAAAAGGGGTAGTTCAATAG
- the leuC gene encoding 3-isopropylmalate dehydratase large subunit, whose translation MNLAEKILAAHAGKDHVTPGEFISAKVDVVLANDITAPIAIREFWKFGLEKVFDPKKIVFVPDHFVPNKDIASAEQAKILREFSRAQGVNFFECGQMGIEHVILHEKGLVMPGDVVIGADSHTCTYGALGAFATGMGSTDIASAMATGDIWMKVPPTIKFNFKGKLPKYVSGKDLILYTIGQIGVDGALYAAMEFGGEAIDKLSMEGRFTMANMAIEAGAKAGLFQPDKKAVAYARGRGDRKPVVFEADADAQYQAVHEYDVSQLEPQVALPHLPSNVKPVSQVGRVYLDQVVIGSCTNGRFEDLQAAASIMNGKKVNSNLRCIIIPGSQQVYLDALRAGYIEVFIQAGCAVSTPTCGPCLGGHMGILAAGEKCLATTNRNFVGRMGSPQSEVYLASPAVAAASALAGKIVSPGALA comes from the coding sequence GTGAATCTAGCTGAAAAGATACTGGCCGCCCACGCCGGTAAAGACCATGTGACCCCCGGGGAGTTTATCAGCGCTAAAGTGGATGTCGTGCTGGCCAACGACATTACGGCGCCGATTGCCATTCGTGAGTTTTGGAAATTCGGCCTGGAAAAGGTGTTTGATCCCAAGAAGATCGTATTCGTGCCGGATCACTTCGTGCCCAATAAGGACATCGCTTCGGCCGAGCAGGCCAAGATATTAAGGGAATTTTCCCGCGCTCAGGGCGTCAATTTCTTTGAATGCGGGCAAATGGGGATTGAGCACGTTATTCTGCATGAAAAAGGCCTGGTCATGCCCGGTGACGTTGTCATCGGCGCGGATTCCCATACCTGCACTTACGGGGCTCTGGGGGCTTTCGCCACGGGTATGGGTTCCACTGATATCGCCTCAGCCATGGCCACCGGCGATATCTGGATGAAAGTGCCGCCGACCATTAAGTTTAATTTCAAAGGCAAGCTGCCAAAATACGTCAGCGGTAAAGACCTGATTCTCTACACCATCGGTCAGATCGGTGTTGACGGCGCGCTTTATGCCGCCATGGAATTCGGCGGTGAAGCCATTGATAAGCTGTCAATGGAAGGCCGCTTCACCATGGCCAATATGGCCATTGAGGCCGGGGCCAAAGCCGGTTTGTTTCAGCCCGATAAAAAGGCCGTCGCCTATGCCCGGGGTCGGGGTGACCGGAAGCCGGTGGTTTTTGAAGCTGATGCCGATGCTCAGTATCAGGCGGTACATGAATACGATGTTTCTCAACTGGAGCCCCAGGTAGCCTTGCCGCATCTTCCTTCCAATGTTAAACCGGTCAGCCAGGTCGGCCGGGTTTATCTGGATCAGGTGGTCATCGGGTCATGTACCAACGGGCGCTTTGAGGACCTGCAAGCCGCAGCCAGTATTATGAACGGCAAAAAGGTTAATTCCAATTTGCGTTGTATCATCATCCCTGGTTCACAGCAAGTGTATCTTGATGCCTTGCGGGCAGGTTATATTGAGGTATTCATTCAGGCGGGCTGCGCCGTTTCCACGCCCACCTGCGGCCCGTGTCTCGGCGGTCATATGGGTATTTTAGCCGCCGGTGAAAAATGCCTGGCCACTACTAACCGTAATTTTGTCGGCCGCATGGGTAGCCCCCAGAGCGAGGTATATCTGGCCAGCCCGGCCGTTGCTGCCGCCAGTGCCCTGGCGGGCAAGATTGTATCACCCGGCGCCCTGGCCTGA
- a CDS encoding MgtC/SapB family protein: protein MENELEMVIRLVLAAVLGAVVGVQRESAGKSAGIRTLALISLGAALFTVVSIFAFDAADPARIAANVVTGIGFLGAGTIMRRGEGVIEGMTTAATIWAVAAIGIAAGAGMYLIAIATAILILLLLILPHTNHKGSNKSESS, encoded by the coding sequence ATGGAAAATGAACTGGAAATGGTCATCAGGTTGGTTCTGGCAGCGGTATTAGGCGCTGTTGTCGGCGTGCAGCGGGAAAGCGCCGGTAAATCTGCCGGGATACGCACGCTGGCGCTTATTTCGCTCGGCGCCGCGCTTTTCACCGTTGTTTCCATCTTTGCCTTTGATGCCGCTGACCCGGCCCGTATCGCGGCCAATGTCGTGACCGGAATCGGCTTCCTGGGGGCCGGCACCATCATGCGCCGCGGCGAAGGCGTTATTGAAGGTATGACCACCGCGGCCACCATCTGGGCGGTCGCGGCCATCGGTATTGCCGCCGGCGCCGGAATGTATCTTATTGCTATAGCTACCGCCATATTAATTTTGTTGTTGCTGATCCTGCCGCACACCAACCATAAAGGGAGTAATAAAAGTGAATCTAGCTGA